Proteins from a single region of Helicoverpa armigera isolate CAAS_96S chromosome 21, ASM3070526v1, whole genome shotgun sequence:
- the LOC110373608 gene encoding mpv17-like protein: MTILTKVLHLPEQFPLIRGMVSYAIIWPTCSITQEYLEHGTSVENANWARAARFGFFGAFCMAPVFYGWMKYSSRFIKRNSLLSAVTRAAIEQLTYAPLAMAYFFFGMSLLEMKPIDACMQEVREKLWPTWKIGVVFWPVVQTLNFYFISEKNRIVFVSVASFIWTVYLAHMKSSDKNNQIKSNPKAISASPAK; the protein is encoded by the coding sequence ATGACTATACTGACGAAGGTATTGCACTTGCCTGAGCAGTTCCCCTTGATCCGGGGCATGGTGTCGTATGCCATCATCTGGCCCACCTGCAGCATCACCCAGGAGTACTTGGAACACGGAACTAGTGTTGAAAACGCCAACTGGGCGCGCGCTGCTCGCTTCGGATTCTTTGGGGCTTTCTGCATGGCACCGGTCTTCTACGGATGGATGAAATACTCAAGCCGTTTCATCAAACGCAATAGCCTCCTATCAGCCGTGACCAGGGCAGCTATAGAACAACTGACATATGCTCCATTAGCCATGGCATACTTCTTCTTCGGAATGAGTCTCCTTGAAATGAAACCCATTGACGCTTGCATGCAAGAAGTGAGGGAGAAATTATGGCCGACTTGGAAGATAGGCGTTGTGTTTTGGCCGGTAGTACAGACTCTGAACTTTTACTTCATATCTGAGAAAAATAGGATTGTATTTGTGAGTGTGGCGAGTTTTATTTGGACGGTTTATTTGGCACACATGAAGTCCAGTgataaaaataaccaaatcaAATCGAACCCAAAAGCCATATCGGCTTCGCCCGCTAAATGA